Proteins encoded in a region of the Candidatus Bathyarchaeota archaeon genome:
- a CDS encoding V-type ATP synthase subunit F — MSVAVVGPSSFVTCFQIIGAVGYEAEDGEAVAELLEHLVNEQDFKIIIIPERFSKETLPIREEVLRRGEITPIFALIPDLTLETGMRIEELQAVVSLAIGAKLEL, encoded by the coding sequence ATGAGCGTAGCCGTAGTAGGTCCATCATCCTTCGTAACGTGCTTCCAGATCATAGGAGCAGTAGGATACGAGGCTGAGGACGGTGAAGCCGTCGCTGAGCTCCTAGAACACCTGGTTAACGAGCAGGATTTCAAGATAATTATAATTCCTGAGAGGTTCTCTAAGGAGACGCTCCCAATCAGGGAGGAGGTGTTGAGGCGGGGGGAGATAACCCCCATCTTCGCTCTAATCCCAGACCTCACACTGGAGACTGGTATGAGGATTGAGGAGCTGCAGGCGGTTGTCTCCCTAGCCATAGGGGCGAAGCTCGAGCTTTAG